In Sphingopyxis sp. 113P3, one DNA window encodes the following:
- a CDS encoding M3 family metallopeptidase — MPRTAPFRRKLSMLLASTALFAGYNAMDIQTASANEPAAAAAATKPAGENPLLAKWTGPFEGVPPWDKMDPELFPDAFEKAMAEIKAEVQSVIDNPEEATFDNTFVPMMLAGDTIDRLYALWGVQTSNVSTPRVEELDAEWSPRLSSFFTELFLDPGLFARYKAVYDKRHDSGLNAQQIRIVERSYDELVRDGANLSAADKAKLVAMNSKLEGLFSAFSSKLLADEKLYTFVTDEAELAGLEPAFVASLADAAAAQGKPGQWAIKNTRSSAQPVLQNATNRALREKVWRAFVNRGDNGDANDTNATIAEILKLRQERAELLGFKSHADYRMADTMAKTPANAMDLMMKVWPAAVARVHEEVADMQAIADAEAKAGKGPQITIEPWDYRFYAEKVRKAKYDLDESEVKPYLQLDKLVDAMFWSAGQLYDLGFKENTGTVPVFDPKVRTFEVLNLKTGENVGLLYLDNFARDGKRSGAWMTTYRSQQTLGGERNVLASNNNNFTEGAKGVPTLVSLDDAATLFHEFGHGIHYLLQQVTYPWLAGVPRDFVEYPSQVNENWLLTPEVLSKFATHYQTGEPMPQALVDKILASEKFNQGFDTVEYLASAIVDMKLHDRTTPVTDIDAFERDTLAEIGMPKEIVMRHRLPQFGHLFSSDAYSAGYYSYLWSETMDADTWAAFTEAGGPWDRKVADRFRTILLMTGNETDRAEAYRAFRGRDPDVKALLIRRGFPTGD; from the coding sequence ATGCCGCGCACCGCGCCTTTTCGCCGCAAGCTGTCGATGCTGCTTGCATCCACCGCCCTTTTTGCGGGTTACAACGCCATGGATATCCAGACCGCCTCCGCCAACGAGCCTGCCGCCGCGGCGGCCGCCACCAAGCCCGCGGGTGAAAATCCGCTGCTCGCCAAATGGACCGGCCCGTTCGAGGGCGTGCCCCCATGGGACAAGATGGACCCCGAGCTGTTCCCCGACGCCTTCGAAAAGGCGATGGCCGAAATCAAGGCCGAAGTGCAGTCGGTCATCGACAATCCCGAAGAGGCGACCTTCGACAATACGTTCGTCCCGATGATGCTCGCGGGCGACACGATCGATCGGCTCTACGCACTTTGGGGAGTGCAGACCTCGAACGTCTCGACGCCGCGAGTCGAGGAACTCGACGCCGAATGGAGCCCCAGGCTGTCGAGCTTCTTCACCGAGCTCTTCCTCGATCCGGGGCTCTTTGCCCGCTACAAGGCGGTCTACGACAAACGCCACGACAGCGGCCTCAACGCGCAGCAGATCCGCATCGTTGAGCGCAGCTATGACGAGTTGGTGCGCGACGGCGCCAACCTCTCGGCCGCCGACAAGGCGAAGCTGGTTGCGATGAATTCAAAGCTCGAAGGGCTGTTCTCGGCCTTTTCGTCGAAACTCCTCGCCGATGAAAAACTCTACACCTTCGTCACCGACGAGGCCGAACTTGCCGGGCTCGAGCCCGCTTTCGTCGCCTCGCTCGCCGATGCCGCCGCGGCGCAGGGCAAGCCCGGTCAGTGGGCGATCAAGAATACGCGCTCGTCGGCGCAGCCGGTGCTTCAGAATGCCACCAACCGCGCGCTTCGCGAAAAGGTCTGGCGCGCGTTTGTGAACCGCGGCGACAATGGCGACGCGAATGACACGAATGCGACGATCGCCGAGATCCTGAAGCTCCGTCAGGAACGCGCCGAATTGCTCGGTTTCAAGTCTCACGCCGACTATCGCATGGCCGACACGATGGCAAAGACGCCGGCAAACGCGATGGACCTCATGATGAAGGTCTGGCCAGCGGCGGTCGCGCGCGTGCACGAGGAGGTCGCCGACATGCAGGCTATCGCCGATGCCGAGGCGAAGGCGGGCAAGGGACCTCAGATCACCATCGAACCGTGGGATTATCGCTTTTATGCCGAAAAGGTCCGCAAGGCAAAATACGACCTCGATGAAAGCGAAGTGAAGCCCTACCTCCAGCTCGACAAGCTCGTCGACGCCATGTTTTGGTCGGCGGGCCAGCTCTACGACCTCGGCTTCAAGGAAAATACCGGCACTGTTCCCGTCTTCGACCCCAAGGTGCGGACGTTCGAGGTTCTCAACCTCAAGACGGGCGAGAATGTGGGCCTTCTCTATCTCGACAATTTCGCGCGCGATGGAAAACGCTCGGGCGCGTGGATGACCACCTATCGCAGCCAGCAGACGCTCGGCGGCGAACGCAATGTTCTTGCCTCGAACAACAATAATTTCACCGAGGGCGCAAAGGGCGTGCCGACACTTGTCAGCCTCGACGATGCCGCAACCCTGTTTCACGAGTTCGGCCACGGCATTCATTATCTGCTCCAGCAGGTGACCTATCCGTGGCTCGCCGGTGTACCGCGCGATTTTGTCGAATATCCAAGCCAGGTTAACGAAAACTGGCTGCTGACACCCGAAGTACTGTCGAAATTCGCGACCCACTATCAGACTGGCGAACCGATGCCGCAGGCGCTGGTCGACAAGATCCTCGCGAGCGAGAAATTCAATCAGGGATTCGACACCGTCGAATATCTCGCAAGCGCGATCGTCGACATGAAGCTGCACGACCGCACGACGCCGGTTACCGACATCGATGCCTTCGAACGCGATACACTCGCCGAAATCGGCATGCCGAAAGAAATCGTCATGCGGCACCGCTTGCCGCAGTTCGGCCATCTCTTTTCGAGCGACGCCTATTCGGCGGGCTATTACAGCTACCTCTGGTCGGAAACGATGGACGCCGACACCTGGGCCGCGTTCACCGAAGCGGGCGGGCCCTGGGACCGCAAGGTCGCAGACCGCTTCCGTACCATCCTCTTGATGACAGGCAATGAAACCGACCGCGCCGAAGCTTATCGCGCCTTCCGTGGCCGCGACCCTGACGTAAAGGCACTCCTGATCCGCCGCGGCTTTCCCACCGGGGACTGA
- a CDS encoding SMP-30/gluconolactonase/LRE family protein: MVDLLLDAGALLGESPRWSAQEQRLYWVDIEGRKIHRTDPATGADEVMELAEQVGCIALRVGGGLVAALEDGCALLDSWGAAPRPFGPAALAAMPEQRFNDGCVDAMGRLWVGSLTRDKANPQAALYRLDPAGSLTEVFGGLTTSNGAAFSPDGRIFYHADTPTHAVRAYDVDLATGTLGNGRIFHQFEMGHGRPDGAAVDAEGCYWSALWEGWRIVRLSPAGELLQTVDLPVERPTMIAFGGEDLQTAFVTTAGKNLTDVERAAQPHAGGLFTFRVEVPGLAQCAFGG; encoded by the coding sequence ATGGTCGACCTTCTTCTCGACGCCGGAGCCCTGCTCGGCGAATCGCCGCGTTGGAGCGCACAGGAGCAGCGCCTCTATTGGGTCGATATCGAAGGTCGGAAAATCCATCGCACTGACCCGGCAACGGGCGCTGACGAGGTTATGGAGCTGGCCGAACAGGTCGGCTGCATCGCGCTGCGCGTCGGCGGAGGCCTTGTCGCCGCGCTTGAAGATGGCTGCGCCCTTCTTGACAGCTGGGGCGCCGCGCCGCGCCCCTTCGGACCCGCCGCGCTCGCTGCCATGCCCGAGCAGCGTTTCAACGACGGCTGCGTCGACGCTATGGGACGGCTCTGGGTTGGCAGCCTGACGCGGGACAAGGCAAACCCGCAGGCCGCGCTCTATCGCCTCGACCCCGCGGGATCGCTTACCGAAGTCTTCGGCGGCCTGACGACGAGCAACGGTGCGGCGTTCAGCCCCGACGGGCGCATCTTCTATCACGCCGACACACCGACGCACGCGGTGCGCGCCTATGACGTCGACTTGGCCACCGGCACGCTCGGCAATGGCCGCATCTTCCATCAGTTCGAAATGGGGCATGGCCGGCCCGACGGCGCCGCCGTGGACGCCGAGGGCTGCTATTGGTCAGCGCTGTGGGAGGGCTGGCGCATTGTGCGCCTGTCGCCAGCGGGCGAACTGCTGCAGACGGTCGATCTCCCCGTAGAGCGCCCGACGATGATTGCTTTCGGCGGCGAAGACCTCCAGACCGCCTTTGTCACCACCGCGGGCAAGAATTTGACCGACGTGGAGCGCGCAGCCCAGCCGCACGCCGGCGGTCTCTTCACCTTCCGCGTCGAGGTACCCGGTCTCGCGCAATGCGCCTTTGGCGGCTGA
- a CDS encoding acyl-CoA dehydrogenase family protein, producing MSLDKLSRTAYNEDHEAFRATVRQFLEKEVAPNAAQWAEDGIVPKSLWPKAGEIGMLCPTVPEEYGGLGLDFGYNAIVDEESAYYGRATTGFSLQSDIVTSYIVKYGSEEQKKHWLPKMVSGEVITAIAMTEPGTGSDLQGMRTTAKKDGNHYVINGSKTFITNGQNADLILVCVKTDTEIQPAWKGVSIVLVEADREGFQRGRNLDKIGQDEADTSELFFNDVRVPITNCLGEEGQGFIYLMSELPQERLSIAVSAQASAQRAFDDTVEYTRERKAFGKPILDFQNSRFVLADLKAKLQVGWAHLDWALARHMKKELTPEEGAAAKLWHTDLQWEVMDKCLQLFGGSGYMNEYPIARAWRAARVTRIFGGTNEIMKELIGRKL from the coding sequence ATGTCGCTCGATAAGCTCTCGCGCACCGCCTATAATGAGGATCATGAGGCGTTCCGCGCGACGGTCCGCCAGTTCCTCGAAAAGGAAGTCGCGCCGAACGCCGCACAATGGGCCGAGGACGGCATCGTTCCCAAGTCCCTCTGGCCGAAGGCTGGCGAGATCGGAATGCTCTGTCCCACGGTTCCGGAGGAATATGGCGGGCTGGGCCTCGACTTTGGCTATAATGCGATCGTCGACGAAGAGAGCGCCTATTATGGCCGCGCGACAACGGGCTTTTCGCTCCAGTCGGATATCGTCACCAGCTACATCGTCAAATATGGCAGCGAGGAACAGAAGAAGCACTGGCTGCCCAAGATGGTGTCGGGCGAGGTGATCACCGCGATTGCGATGACCGAGCCTGGCACCGGCAGCGACCTTCAGGGGATGCGCACGACCGCGAAGAAGGACGGCAATCATTATGTGATCAACGGGTCGAAGACCTTCATCACCAATGGCCAGAATGCGGATCTGATCCTCGTCTGCGTGAAGACCGACACCGAAATTCAGCCGGCGTGGAAGGGTGTGTCCATCGTGCTGGTTGAAGCCGACCGCGAGGGTTTCCAGCGCGGCCGCAACCTCGACAAGATCGGGCAGGACGAGGCGGATACGTCGGAGCTGTTTTTCAATGACGTTCGCGTGCCGATCACCAACTGCCTTGGTGAAGAGGGCCAGGGCTTCATCTATCTGATGAGCGAGCTGCCGCAGGAACGTCTGTCGATCGCGGTTTCGGCCCAGGCCTCGGCCCAGCGCGCATTCGACGACACGGTCGAGTATACGCGCGAGCGCAAGGCGTTCGGCAAGCCGATCCTCGATTTCCAGAACAGCCGCTTCGTCCTCGCGGATCTCAAGGCAAAGCTGCAGGTCGGCTGGGCGCATCTCGACTGGGCGCTCGCGCGCCACATGAAGAAGGAACTTACCCCCGAAGAGGGCGCCGCGGCGAAGCTGTGGCACACCGACCTTCAGTGGGAAGTGATGGACAAGTGTCTCCAGCTCTTCGGCGGGTCGGGATACATGAATGAATATCCGATCGCCCGGGCCTGGCGCGCGGCGCGCGTGACGCGCATCTTTGGCGGCACCAACGAGATCATGAAGGAACTGATCGGGCGCAAGCTCTGA
- a CDS encoding acetyl-CoA C-acetyltransferase, whose product MATAYIVDAVRTAGGRRGGRLAGVHPVDLGAAVFDAIAERNDFDTSKIDDVITGCVSQGGQQTMDLGRNAVLASKLPDSIPAVTIDRQCGSSQQAVQFAAQGVMSGTQDIVLASGIESMTRVPMGSVATLFMKEGLGNYKSPRLEEKYPGIMFSQFMGAEMIVKKHGFSKDDLDAFALESHRRAKAATEAGLFEREIVPVEIETADGKEWHKVDEGIRFDATLESIAGVKLLQEGGTITAATSSQICDGASAVLVCSEQALKDHGLTPRARIHHVSVTAGDPVIMLEEPLFATERALKKAGLKIEDIDAYEVNEAFAPVPLAWLKYLGADPARLNVHGGAIALGHPLGASGAKLMATLLNVLEARGGKYGLQTMCEGGGQANVTIIERL is encoded by the coding sequence ATGGCTACAGCCTATATCGTCGATGCCGTCCGCACCGCCGGCGGCCGCCGCGGCGGCCGGCTTGCCGGCGTCCACCCCGTCGATCTCGGCGCTGCGGTCTTCGATGCAATCGCCGAGCGCAATGATTTCGATACATCCAAGATCGACGACGTCATCACCGGCTGCGTCAGTCAGGGCGGCCAGCAGACGATGGACCTTGGCCGCAACGCCGTGCTCGCCTCGAAGCTGCCCGACTCGATTCCCGCGGTCACCATCGACCGCCAGTGCGGCTCTTCGCAGCAGGCGGTTCAGTTCGCCGCGCAGGGCGTGATGTCGGGTACGCAGGACATCGTCCTTGCGAGCGGTATCGAGAGCATGACGCGGGTCCCGATGGGCAGCGTCGCGACGCTGTTCATGAAGGAAGGTCTCGGAAATTATAAGTCGCCGCGGCTCGAAGAGAAATATCCCGGCATCATGTTCAGCCAGTTCATGGGCGCCGAGATGATCGTCAAGAAACATGGCTTCTCCAAGGATGACCTCGACGCCTTCGCGCTCGAAAGCCATCGCCGCGCGAAAGCGGCGACCGAGGCAGGCCTGTTCGAACGCGAGATCGTGCCGGTCGAGATCGAAACGGCCGACGGCAAGGAATGGCACAAGGTGGATGAGGGCATCCGCTTTGACGCGACGCTGGAAAGCATCGCGGGCGTAAAGCTGCTCCAGGAAGGCGGCACGATCACCGCCGCGACGTCGAGTCAGATCTGCGATGGGGCCTCAGCGGTACTCGTCTGCTCCGAACAGGCATTGAAGGATCACGGATTGACCCCGCGGGCACGCATCCACCACGTCTCGGTCACCGCTGGCGACCCCGTGATCATGCTCGAGGAGCCGCTGTTCGCGACCGAGCGGGCGCTGAAGAAGGCCGGGCTCAAGATCGAAGATATCGATGCCTATGAGGTCAACGAAGCCTTCGCTCCGGTGCCGCTCGCCTGGCTCAAATATCTGGGCGCCGACCCGGCGCGCCTCAATGTCCACGGCGGCGCGATCGCGCTCGGCCACCCGCTCGGCGCCTCGGGTGCAAAGCTGATGGCAACGCTGCTCAACGTGCTCGAAGCGCGCGGCGGCAAATATGGGCTGCAGACGATGTGCGAAGGCGGCGGCCAGGCCAACGTCACGATCATCGAGCGGCTGTAA
- a CDS encoding SDR family NAD(P)-dependent oxidoreductase encodes MKLDSTVSAVVTGGASGLGAATARALAAKGVKVAIFDLQEEKGKAIAEELGGVFCECNVTDDASVDAAFEKARAAIGQERILVNCAGTGNAIKTASRSKEDGSIKHFPLDAFNWIIQINLVGTFRCIAKSAAGMLTLDPMEDGERGAIVNTASVAAEDGQIGQAAYSASKGGVVGMTLPIARDLASENIRVNTILPGIFDTPLLAGAPQNVRDALGASVLNPKRLGNPTEYANLALCMIENGYFNGEDVRLDGGIRMGPR; translated from the coding sequence ATGAAACTCGACTCCACCGTATCGGCCGTCGTAACTGGAGGCGCCTCGGGGCTGGGCGCTGCCACCGCCCGCGCGCTCGCGGCGAAGGGCGTGAAGGTCGCGATCTTCGACCTGCAGGAAGAAAAGGGCAAGGCGATCGCCGAGGAGCTCGGCGGCGTGTTCTGCGAATGCAACGTCACCGACGATGCCTCGGTGGACGCCGCCTTTGAAAAGGCGCGCGCCGCGATCGGGCAGGAGCGCATCCTCGTCAACTGTGCGGGTACCGGCAATGCGATCAAGACCGCGAGTCGCAGCAAGGAAGATGGAAGCATCAAGCATTTCCCGCTCGATGCCTTCAACTGGATCATCCAGATCAACCTCGTGGGAACTTTCCGCTGCATCGCGAAGTCGGCGGCCGGGATGCTGACGCTCGACCCGATGGAAGATGGCGAGCGTGGCGCGATCGTCAACACTGCGAGCGTCGCGGCTGAGGATGGACAGATCGGGCAGGCTGCCTATTCGGCATCGAAGGGCGGCGTCGTGGGCATGACGCTGCCGATCGCGCGCGACCTTGCCTCGGAGAATATTCGCGTCAACACGATCCTGCCGGGCATCTTCGACACGCCGCTGCTCGCGGGCGCGCCGCAGAATGTTCGCGACGCGCTCGGCGCATCGGTTCTCAACCCGAAGCGCCTCGGCAATCCGACCGAATATGCCAATCTTGCGCTCTGCATGATTGAGAACGGCTATTTCAACGGCGAGGACGTCCGCCTCGACGGCGGCATCCGCATGGGTCCGCGCTGA
- a CDS encoding acyl-CoA thioesterase, whose amino-acid sequence MAKPERWRLDAASYPVHLELQTRFQDMDVNGHLNNVAFAALFESGRVMMNRQVRPIAERATNERTMVAAVEINYLAEGNFPDPVEISTGIGRIGTSSWTIVQAMFQNGRAIATCDTVVVCRTDGQAKPLRAEVVSELEANLAQPA is encoded by the coding sequence ATGGCCAAACCGGAACGCTGGCGGCTCGACGCCGCCAGCTATCCCGTCCACCTCGAACTGCAGACCCGCTTTCAGGATATGGACGTCAATGGTCACCTCAACAATGTGGCCTTTGCAGCGCTGTTCGAAAGCGGCCGCGTCATGATGAACCGGCAAGTCCGCCCGATTGCCGAGCGGGCGACAAACGAGCGGACGATGGTGGCAGCGGTCGAGATCAATTATCTCGCCGAAGGCAATTTCCCCGACCCTGTCGAGATTTCCACGGGAATTGGGCGGATTGGCACTTCAAGTTGGACGATCGTCCAGGCGATGTTCCAGAACGGCCGCGCAATCGCGACCTGCGACACGGTCGTTGTCTGCCGCACGGATGGGCAGGCCAAACCGCTGCGCGCCGAAGTGGTGTCGGAGCTGGAGGCCAATCTGGCGCAGCCAGCCTGA
- the gmk gene encoding guanylate kinase: MADSVHLNRRGVLFVLSSPSGAGKTTISKMMLQQDPDIALSISATTRPPRPGEKDGVDYHFVDVDTFKQMAADGEFLEWAHVFGHRYGTPRARVEELLDAGKDVLFDIDWQGAQQLYQEAGPDVVRVFVLPPTMDELERRLRARNTDSDEVIASRMARAANEISHWDGYDYVLINDNVDDCYGEVKAILRAERLKRRRQIGLIGFARDLIRSVPEADTTI, translated from the coding sequence ATGGCTGATAGCGTCCACCTCAACCGCCGAGGCGTGTTGTTCGTCCTTTCCTCGCCCTCGGGCGCGGGCAAGACCACCATCTCGAAGATGATGCTTCAACAGGACCCTGACATCGCCCTGTCGATCTCGGCCACGACGCGGCCGCCGCGGCCTGGAGAAAAGGATGGGGTCGACTATCATTTCGTCGATGTCGACACCTTCAAGCAGATGGCAGCCGACGGCGAATTCCTCGAATGGGCACATGTCTTCGGCCACCGCTATGGCACGCCGCGCGCGCGGGTGGAGGAATTGCTCGACGCCGGCAAGGACGTGTTGTTCGACATCGACTGGCAGGGAGCGCAACAACTCTACCAGGAGGCGGGGCCAGACGTCGTGCGCGTCTTCGTGCTGCCCCCCACGATGGACGAACTTGAGCGCCGGCTGCGGGCGCGCAATACCGACAGCGACGAGGTGATCGCGTCGCGCATGGCGCGCGCTGCAAACGAGATCAGCCACTGGGACGGCTATGACTATGTGCTGATCAACGACAATGTCGACGACTGCTATGGCGAAGTGAAGGCGATTTTGCGCGCCGAACGGCTGAAACGTCGGCGCCAGATCGGGCTGATCGGCTTCGCGCGGGACCTTATCCGCTCGGTGCCCGAGGCGGACACGACGATCTAG
- a CDS encoding DUF2585 domain-containing protein — MTQRGWLIAASLLALLGAILMLMGRPLICPCGTVSLWHGVVQSNQNSQQISDWYSFSHIIHGFIFFGLSRWLLPRAPLWAALAIAIGIEGAWEILENSPVIIERYREVTMAYGYSGDSVLNSVTDAAFMVFGFLAASRMRWWATAGIAIAFELFTLFAIRDNLTLNVLMLVSPIEAVKEWQAAG, encoded by the coding sequence ATGACCCAGAGAGGATGGCTGATAGCGGCGAGCCTTCTCGCCCTGCTCGGTGCGATCCTGATGCTGATGGGGCGACCCTTGATCTGTCCCTGCGGAACCGTCAGCCTTTGGCATGGCGTCGTGCAGTCGAATCAGAACAGCCAGCAGATTTCTGACTGGTACAGCTTCAGCCACATCATCCACGGTTTCATCTTCTTTGGACTCTCGCGATGGCTGTTGCCGCGCGCGCCGCTGTGGGCCGCGCTCGCGATTGCGATCGGCATCGAGGGCGCATGGGAAATCCTCGAAAACTCCCCCGTCATCATCGAACGCTATCGCGAGGTGACGATGGCCTACGGCTATTCGGGCGATTCGGTTCTCAACTCGGTGACCGACGCCGCCTTCATGGTGTTCGGCTTCCTCGCCGCCAGCCGGATGCGCTGGTGGGCAACCGCGGGGATCGCCATTGCCTTCGAGCTGTTCACGCTCTTCGCGATTCGCGACAATCTGACGCTCAACGTGCTGATGCTGGTGTCGCCGATCGAGGCGGTAAAGGAGTGGCAGGCCGCGGGTTGA
- the uxaC gene encoding glucuronate isomerase, translating to MAKTLSIHPDRLFPAESKTRDIARALYAEVKGLPIVSPHGHTDPAWFATNANWSNATDLLLAPDHYLYRMLYSQGIALGALGVPDRSGAPASDPRAAWRLFAANYHLFRGTPSRIWLDHVFADVFALDIALDASTADRYYDRINESLASPAFRPRALFDRFNIELLATTEGAHEDLDHHRAIRASGWPGRVITTYRPDAVVDPEHQDFAAAMQRLGELTGEDVESWPGYLAAHRKRRADFRAAGATATDHGHPSAATANLAAADAAALFAKIIGGHWAPEDAELFRAQMLTEFAAMSVEDGMVMQVHPGARRNHNQRLFETHGRDKGCDIPTRTDYVDALKPLLDRFGTERQLSIILFTLDESTYARELAPLAGHYPCLKLGPAWWFHDSPEGMRRFREMTTETAGFYNTVGFNDDTRAFLSIPARHDVARRIDCAFLARLVAEHRLSDWEAGELAQELAYGLVRKAYKLDQPAVAAAAPQPLVDAVAESRDAAGRINPRPATPLPPRSATPASAR from the coding sequence ATGGCAAAGACGCTGAGCATCCATCCCGACCGCCTGTTTCCGGCCGAGAGCAAGACGCGTGACATCGCACGCGCGCTCTACGCCGAGGTGAAGGGACTGCCAATCGTTAGCCCGCATGGTCATACAGACCCGGCATGGTTCGCAACTAACGCCAATTGGTCGAACGCGACCGATTTGCTGCTCGCGCCCGATCATTATCTCTATCGCATGCTCTATAGCCAAGGGATCGCGCTCGGCGCCCTTGGCGTACCTGACCGGAGCGGAGCGCCTGCCTCCGACCCACGCGCGGCGTGGCGCCTCTTCGCCGCCAATTACCATTTGTTTCGCGGTACCCCCTCCCGGATATGGCTCGACCATGTCTTCGCGGACGTTTTCGCTTTGGACATCGCGCTCGATGCCTCAACCGCCGACCGTTATTACGACCGCATCAATGAAAGCCTCGCGAGCCCCGCCTTCCGCCCGCGCGCGCTGTTCGATCGCTTCAACATCGAGTTGCTGGCAACGACCGAAGGCGCGCATGAGGACCTCGACCATCATCGAGCGATCCGCGCCTCGGGCTGGCCCGGCCGCGTGATCACCACCTATCGACCCGACGCAGTCGTCGACCCCGAGCATCAGGACTTTGCCGCGGCGATGCAGCGCCTTGGCGAACTGACCGGCGAGGATGTCGAAAGCTGGCCCGGCTATCTGGCCGCGCACCGCAAGCGCCGCGCCGATTTTCGCGCCGCGGGGGCAACCGCCACAGACCACGGCCATCCGAGCGCCGCGACGGCAAACCTCGCCGCTGCCGACGCCGCAGCGCTGTTCGCGAAGATCATTGGCGGCCACTGGGCCCCTGAAGATGCCGAGCTGTTCCGTGCCCAGATGCTGACCGAATTCGCCGCGATGAGCGTCGAGGACGGCATGGTAATGCAGGTCCACCCGGGCGCGCGCCGCAATCACAATCAGCGATTGTTCGAAACCCACGGACGCGACAAGGGGTGCGACATTCCAACGCGCACCGATTATGTCGATGCGCTGAAGCCCCTGCTCGATCGCTTCGGCACCGAGAGGCAGCTGTCGATCATCCTCTTCACGCTCGACGAATCGACCTATGCGCGCGAGCTCGCGCCGCTTGCCGGCCATTATCCCTGCCTGAAGCTCGGCCCTGCCTGGTGGTTCCACGACAGTCCTGAAGGGATGCGGCGCTTCCGCGAGATGACGACCGAAACCGCCGGCTTCTATAATACGGTCGGCTTCAACGACGACACGCGCGCTTTCCTCTCGATCCCCGCCCGCCACGATGTCGCCCGCCGAATCGATTGCGCCTTCCTCGCACGCCTCGTCGCCGAGCACCGGCTCAGTGACTGGGAGGCCGGCGAACTTGCACAGGAACTCGCCTATGGGCTCGTCCGCAAAGCCTATAAACTGGATCAGCCGGCTGTCGCCGCGGCCGCCCCACAGCCCCTGGTCGATGCAGTCGCCGAAAGCCGCGACGCGGCGGGACGGATCAACCCGCGGCCTGCCACTCCTTTACCGCCTCGATCGGCGACACCAGCATCAGCACGTTGA